A genome region from Oryzias melastigma strain HK-1 linkage group LG12, ASM292280v2, whole genome shotgun sequence includes the following:
- the rhof gene encoding rho-related GTP-binding protein RhoF isoform X1: MTENGAVKDKGKTREELKIVIVGDGGCGKTSLLTVYAKGNFPEKYAPSVFEKYVTTVNLEGKEIELTLNDTAGQEDYDRLRPLSYQGVSVVLVCFDVTNPTSFDNVLVKWYPEVKHFCQDVPIILIGCKTDLRKDKECVRKLKALSMDPISYIQGERTREEMNATLYLECSAKFQENVDDLFKEATKRALAFRRKQRKLKRKKKCVIF; the protein is encoded by the exons atgacagaaaacggTGCTGTGAAAGACAAAGGCAAAACACGAGAGGAACTCAAAATTGTCATTGTGGGAGATGGAGGCTGTGGAAAAACATCTCTGCTCACGGTTTATGCCAAAGGTAATTTTCCAGAG aaatatgcaCCATCAGTGTTTGAAAAGTATGTCACAACTGTTAATCTGGAAGGAAAAGAGATAGAGCTCACCCTCAATGACACGGCGG GACAGGAAGACTACGACAGACTGAGGCCACTTTCGTACCAGGGGGTCAGCGTGGTTCTAGTCTGCTTCGATGTCACCAACCCCACCAGCTTTGACAATGTTCTCGTGAAG TGGTACCCAGAGGTGAAGCACTTTTGTCAGGACGTCCCGATTATACTGATTGGGTGCAAAACTGACCtcagaaaagacaaagaatGTGTGAGGAAGCTGAAGGCCTTGAGTATGGATCCCATCTCATACATACAG GGGGAACGGACGCGGGAGGAAATGAACGCAACGCTCTACCTGGAGTGTTCGGCTAAATTTCAGGAGAACGTGGACGACTTGTTCAAGGAGGCCACCAAAAGAGCCCTGGCTTTCAGACgaaaacagagaaaactcaagcggaaaaagaaatgtgtcattttctga
- the rhof gene encoding rho-related GTP-binding protein RhoF isoform X2, whose translation MEAVEKHLCSRFMPKKYAPSVFEKYVTTVNLEGKEIELTLNDTAGQEDYDRLRPLSYQGVSVVLVCFDVTNPTSFDNVLVKWYPEVKHFCQDVPIILIGCKTDLRKDKECVRKLKALSMDPISYIQGERTREEMNATLYLECSAKFQENVDDLFKEATKRALAFRRKQRKLKRKKKCVIF comes from the exons ATGGAGGCTGTGGAAAAACATCTCTGCTCACGGTTTATGCCAAAG aaatatgcaCCATCAGTGTTTGAAAAGTATGTCACAACTGTTAATCTGGAAGGAAAAGAGATAGAGCTCACCCTCAATGACACGGCGG GACAGGAAGACTACGACAGACTGAGGCCACTTTCGTACCAGGGGGTCAGCGTGGTTCTAGTCTGCTTCGATGTCACCAACCCCACCAGCTTTGACAATGTTCTCGTGAAG TGGTACCCAGAGGTGAAGCACTTTTGTCAGGACGTCCCGATTATACTGATTGGGTGCAAAACTGACCtcagaaaagacaaagaatGTGTGAGGAAGCTGAAGGCCTTGAGTATGGATCCCATCTCATACATACAG GGGGAACGGACGCGGGAGGAAATGAACGCAACGCTCTACCTGGAGTGTTCGGCTAAATTTCAGGAGAACGTGGACGACTTGTTCAAGGAGGCCACCAAAAGAGCCCTGGCTTTCAGACgaaaacagagaaaactcaagcggaaaaagaaatgtgtcattttctga
- the tmem120b gene encoding transmembrane protein 120B — protein sequence MSNCKLQAEWDDIDNEYQQLQETHKIYRQKLEELTSLQATCSGAISKQRKSLKDLRRSLSKSSQTCDEKELTLLTHIKTQIKEREHVFFDMEAYLPKKNGLYLSLVLGNVNVTLLSNQAKFAYKDEYEKFKLYMTIILMFGAITCLFFLNCRVTDEIFNFLLVWYYCTLTIRESILINNGSRIKGWWVSHHYVSTFLSGVMLTWPEGPMYQMFRSQFLAFSIYQSFVQFLQYYYQSGCLYRLRALGERNQLDLTVEGFQSWMWRGLTFLLPFLFFGHFWQLYNSVILFRLARHEGCKEWQVFMLALTFLVLFLGNFLTTLNVVRQKVQKKVEKGPKSD from the exons ATGTCAAATTGTAAGTTGCAGGCGGAATGGGACGATATAGACAACGAATATCAGCAGTTACAG GAAACTCATAAAATATACAGACAAAAGCTGGAGGAGCTCACCAGTCTTCAAGCAACGTGCAGCGGCGCCATCAGTAAACAGCGAAAGTCTCTGAAAGACCTGAGGCGCAGTTTAAGCAA GAGTTCTCAAACTTGTGATGAAAAAGAGCTTACATTACTAACGCACATCAAAACCCAAATCAAAGAAAGGGAGCATGTATTCTTTGATATGGAAGCATATTTACCAAAGAAAAATGG ccTTTACTTGAGTTTAGTCCTGGGCAATGTGAATGTGACGCTTCTCAGTAACCAGGCAAA GTTTGCCTACAAAGACGAGTATGAGAAGTTCAAACTGTACATGACAATAATCCTGATGTTTGGAGCAATAACCTGCCTCTTCTTTCTTAACTGCCG AGTCACGGATGAAATCTTCAACTTTTTGCTGGTGTGGTACTACTGCACACTGACCATAAGGGAAAGCATCCTCATCAACAATGGCTCAAG GATCAAAGGGTGGTGGGTGTCTCACCACTACGTCTCCACCTTTCTGTCAGGGGTTATGCTAACCTG gcCAGAGGGACCAATGTATCAAATGTTTCGAAGTCAGTTCCTTGCTTTCTCTATTTATCAAA GCTTCGTTCAGTTCCTCCAGTATTATTATCAGAGCGGCTGCTTATACCGGCTGCGCGCTTTAGGAGAGAGGAATCAGCTGGACCTCACAGTGG AGGGATTCCAGTCCTGGATGTGGAGAGGACTCACTTTTCTTttgccttttctcttttttggccAC TTTTGGCAGCTGTACAACTCAGTGATATTGTTTCGTTTGGCAAGACACGAAGGCTGTAAGGAGTGGCAG GTGTTCATGCTGGCGCTGACGTTTCTCGTTCTCTTTCTGGGAAACTTCCTTACCACGCTGAATGTTGTTCGCCAAAAAGTCCAAAAGAAGGTGGAAAAAGGGCCGAAGagtgactga
- the morn3 gene encoding MORN repeat-containing protein 3, with amino-acid sequence MSFIKPSKPDPPSSALKESMTLKSGFRHTVFSLNGNKYTGEWQDNKKHGIGTQIWKNTGAVYNGEWRFGKYDGYGTYYVLEPESKSYVWKYDGEWKNGMKHGYGIYFYNDTAVYEGEWSEGQRSGRGKMFHENGDVYEGEWMNDKNHGEGKLLFANGSWYEGSWKDGKRNGNGKSYNSEKGLLYVGFWVDGEAKCGTLCEYEKDKAPEPSKSTFPKLHLVDSELVLKEAQSAYQS; translated from the exons ATGTCTTTCATCAAACCCTCAAAACCAGACCCTCCATCCTCAGCTTTAAAGGAATCCATGACACTAAAATCTGGATTTCGACACACAGTGTTTTCCCTCAATGGAAATAAATACACCGGGGAATGGCAGGACAACAAGAAGCACG GCATTGGAACTCAGATATGGAAAAACACTGGAGCCGTTTACAATGGTGAATGGAGATTTGGCAAATATGATGGATATGGCACCTACTATGTGTTAGAGCCTGAATCAAAAAGTTATGTGTGGAAGTACGATGGAGAGTGGAAAAATGGAATGAAGCAT GGCTACGGGATTTACTTTTACAATGACACGGCAGTGTATGAAGGAGAGTGGAGCGAGGGCCAACGCAGCGGGCGGGGAAAAATGTTCCACGAGAACGGAGACGTCTATGAGGGAGAGTGGATGAATGATAAGAACCACGGGGAAGGAAAACTCTTGTTTG CAAATGGAAGCTGGTATGAGGGCTCCTGGAAAGACGGCAAGAGGAATGGCAACGGGAAATCTTACAATTCTGAAAAAGGCCTGCTTTATGTAGGTTTCTGGGTAGACGGAGAAGCAAAATGTGGAACTTTATGTGAATATGAAAAGGACAAAGCCCCAGAGCCATCAAAGAGTACATTTCCAAAG CTTCACTTGGTGGACTCAGAGCTGGTTTTAAAGGAAGCTCAGTCAGCTTATCAGTCCTGA
- the orai1b gene encoding calcium release-activated calcium channel protein 1 isoform X1, with product MTNTKQFAEEWKWWWTDDGAARSVFFNMSLNEHSLQALSWRKLYLSRAKLKASSRTSALLSGFAMVAMVEVQLDNSYPYPPALLIAFSACTTVLVAVHLFALMVSTCILPNIEAVSNVHNLNSVKESPHERMHRHIELAWAFSTVIGTLLFLAEVVLLCWVKFLPIKPNKSSNNTVSSGVAAAITSTSIMVPFGLVFIVFAVHFYRSLVSHKTDRQFQELEELSNLTKLQNELDNRGESSILQSPSSHFP from the exons ATGACAAACACGAAACAGTTTGCAGAAGAGTGGAAGTGGTGGTGGACTG acgaCGGCGCTGCTCGGTCGGTGTTCTTCAACATGAGCCTGAACGAGCATTCACTACAAGCGCTGTCTTGGAGGAAGCTGTATCTGAGTCGAGCCAAACTGAAGGCGTCCAGTCGAACGTCAGCCCTGTTGTCTGGATTTGCTATG GTTGCTATGGTTGAAGTGCAGCTGGACAACAGTTACCCCTACCCCCCTGCCCTTCTCATCGCCTTCAGTGCCTGCACCACTGTGCTTGTAGCCGTCCACCTGTTTGCTCTGATGGTCAGCACCTGCATCCTGCCAAATATTGAGGCTGTCAGCAACGTGCACAATCTCAACTCTGTGAAGGAGTCTCCTCATGAGCGGATGCACCGGCACATTGAACTGGCCTGGGCTTTTTCTACTGTCATCGGTACTTTGCTCTTCCTGGCTGAGGTGGTTCTGCTCTGCTGGGTGAAATTCCTACCTATTAAGCCCAACAAGTCCAGCAACAACACAGTGTCGTCCGGGGTTGCTGCCGCCATCACTTCGACCTCCATCATGGTTCCGTTTGGTTTGGTCTTCATTGTCTTCGCCGTGCATTTCTATCGCTCCTTGGTCAGCCACAAGACGGACAGACAGTttcaggagctggaggagctgtCTAACCTCACAAAGCTTCAAAACGAGCTCGACAACAGAGGGGAGTCTTCCATCTTGCAGTCACCAAGCTCCCATTTCCCATAG
- the orai1b gene encoding calcium release-activated calcium channel protein 1 isoform X2 — protein sequence MVSENDGAARSVFFNMSLNEHSLQALSWRKLYLSRAKLKASSRTSALLSGFAMVAMVEVQLDNSYPYPPALLIAFSACTTVLVAVHLFALMVSTCILPNIEAVSNVHNLNSVKESPHERMHRHIELAWAFSTVIGTLLFLAEVVLLCWVKFLPIKPNKSSNNTVSSGVAAAITSTSIMVPFGLVFIVFAVHFYRSLVSHKTDRQFQELEELSNLTKLQNELDNRGESSILQSPSSHFP from the exons ATGGTTTCCGAGA acgaCGGCGCTGCTCGGTCGGTGTTCTTCAACATGAGCCTGAACGAGCATTCACTACAAGCGCTGTCTTGGAGGAAGCTGTATCTGAGTCGAGCCAAACTGAAGGCGTCCAGTCGAACGTCAGCCCTGTTGTCTGGATTTGCTATG GTTGCTATGGTTGAAGTGCAGCTGGACAACAGTTACCCCTACCCCCCTGCCCTTCTCATCGCCTTCAGTGCCTGCACCACTGTGCTTGTAGCCGTCCACCTGTTTGCTCTGATGGTCAGCACCTGCATCCTGCCAAATATTGAGGCTGTCAGCAACGTGCACAATCTCAACTCTGTGAAGGAGTCTCCTCATGAGCGGATGCACCGGCACATTGAACTGGCCTGGGCTTTTTCTACTGTCATCGGTACTTTGCTCTTCCTGGCTGAGGTGGTTCTGCTCTGCTGGGTGAAATTCCTACCTATTAAGCCCAACAAGTCCAGCAACAACACAGTGTCGTCCGGGGTTGCTGCCGCCATCACTTCGACCTCCATCATGGTTCCGTTTGGTTTGGTCTTCATTGTCTTCGCCGTGCATTTCTATCGCTCCTTGGTCAGCCACAAGACGGACAGACAGTttcaggagctggaggagctgtCTAACCTCACAAAGCTTCAAAACGAGCTCGACAACAGAGGGGAGTCTTCCATCTTGCAGTCACCAAGCTCCCATTTCCCATAG